One Methanobacteriaceae archaeon genomic window, TTTTACAAGCTGCAAATTTAGTTTTAATGGGAGGAATACCTCTTTTTAACAGTGTTTTAAAGTCAAATGCAACAACAAACATCTGGAGAATTGCATACCCACTATTTTTAATAATGATAAATGTGCTTCTTGCAAAATACTATGATAAAAAATATCTAATTTTAGTTGCACTTGGAGCATTAATATTTGGTCTTAACGGATATAGAACATCTGTTTTAGGAATTTTAGGAAGCTGCTTTATTACACTTTATTATTTAAATAAAATATCTAGAAAAATGGGAATTTTATTTGTTATAGTAATCACAGCAGGTATTATGGCAATCGGATATATTGCATCACAATCCATTGCAAATCAGCACTGGACATTAAATCCTGCTCAATTGGTATTCTACAGAGCAGCATTTACATTGGAAGTCTTTGAAAAAATAATTCCACTTGCAGGAACAACACACGGACATATTCTAAGTATGATTTTTAGTTCCGGAAGTCCTAGAACATTTATTGGAGAATATGTACTACACTACACAGTTTGTCTTACTTCAACATTATTCGGACCTGTAACACTTGATTTTGGACTAATAGGTCTTGCAATTCAAATGGCATTTATGGGAGTGTTCTTTGGTATAATTTACAAACTAAAAGAAGGAATAGGAGTTGGAATTTACTCCATTATTTTAACACACACATTAATTTGGATAGAAACTGGACCAACCGACATTATGGTTTGGTTTTTATATTTACTTGGATTAATATTGATAATAATTAATTATAATTATATTAAATTAAACAAAAATTAATATAATTAAGATAATTAATGAAATAAAGAATACGATAGTTCCTTTAACGATAAAATCTCTATTCTTATTAGTGTATAGAGATAAACCGTATGAAACACCTAAAGCAACAATCATCTCCAATAATCCAACTATTCCAGCGTCTAATTTTAATAGACTGCCTGCAATAAATGAAACAAGATAAGCAATAACCACAACAGCAATAATTAAACCAATCGGATTTTTAACAAATTTAAATAAAAAGGAATCTTCACTAAAAAGACCGCCTCTAGAATCATAATTATACAAAGTAGTAGGATTACCTGACAATAAATTATTTCTAGATTTTGTATTTGACCTGTTTAAAACAGAAGACAAAAATCCACCTCTATTGTCCTCTTCATCTAACCTGTATAATGTATTTTTATAAACAGCAGGATTTTGATCTCTTCTTTTCATGAAATAATCCATATCAGAAGCATCATAAGTGTATTCCGGATATTCTTCCTCAATATATTGAGATGCCCCACCATCATAAGGAGTATTATCTAAAGTAGTCTGGGAAGTATTATCCTGATATCTTTTAGCTATTTCAAGTAAGTTATCCCTGTCTACTAATTTAATTTTCTTTCTAAGAGCATAATTCTTTGCCTGTTCGGAGAAATAAGATGAAGAAACAATAGTAACTTTAGATGCCTTAATACTTTGTTGGACCTCTTCCATTTCCCTTAATACGTCAACCCCAATTTCAAAATCTTTATCATAATTTTTACATGCTACAACAACACCAAAATCCCCAAGAGTTGTAGGTAATATAGCATATATATCTATAACTTTCTGAGAAGTCTTAAAATTCTTATAAACTTTAAAACCAGAGTCCTCCATTACTTTAGCTATAAAATTAATTAATTGTGGTTTTTCCAAATTTCCACCCGCTGTGTTTTTTGCATTTAATATTATAATTTATAGAACAAATTGTTATTAAACTTTTTTATACTTTTGAATAGTATAAGATTAAAAAAAAGTTAGAGATTAAATTATAAAAAAAATATTAAAAAAGAAAAAAGCCCGTAAAAATTAATTTTACAGCAAATACAAAGTCTTATGACTTCAAGTTTATCAAAAGAATAACTTGAAGCCACATGATTTGAACCTATAAACCACCATGTCCTATTGGAAATTATCTTTTAGATAATTAACAATGTTGTATATATTCATAAAAATATGATTATAATAATTACATGCATTAAGATTAGTTCCATAGAACACTATTCTACCATAAACATCTTTAAATGAAAATACACCAGTACCCTTTTTATCAAATATATTTTTCAAATTATTAGCAGCTTTCACTAACTCCTTATGAAGATCCAATACCTTAAATAAGAGTTAACAGAGTTAGGCTGAGTTAAATAAGCCTGATCTATATCATCAAATTTAACTTTCAAATCATTTATTCTAATATCAGAGGAAATATCTGGCCAATTAATATGTTTAGACCCATCTTTAAGAGTTATCATAGGATTTGCAGGTTTAACAAATTGATCAATTACATTATGAATATCATTGAAAAATGTAGTAAGATACCTACAATTTTCAATCTCAATTGCATTTGAGCCAACTGAAAAGAATACTTCTCTTCCATTTTCTCCAATTTTAGACCTAAGAGTTGAGAACTTATTTCCAATTTGGAAATTATTAGTCAGTTTTTCCATTTCTAAATGTAATTTATCTAAAGTTAATTTGAAATTAGCAGATTCAGGTCCTTCAGCCTTATAGATTTTCTCCAAATCATCTAATAAATTTTGAATTGGATTCAAGATTCTATTTAATTTAGTTGCCTTTGGCACCTCAAAATACATCTGTGGTTTAACAGGCTGCTCAACAACTTTAGGCTGTTCTACAACCTTAGGCTGACTATCAACAACTTTAGGTTGATTATTAACAACTTCAGATTTTTTTACAATATTAGGATTTTCTCTTTCCTCATCTAATATAGTTCTTATCTTAGTAGATGTTTGTGGATTTTCAGTAGGGTTTTTTTCACCGAGATCTTCATAAGGATCAGCCTCCTTAATGCGAACATCACGTTTAATATATTCTTCCTTAGGAGCTTTAACATCACCTTTATTTTGTTTGAATAATTTTTTACCGATTGTTTTACCTAATCCGTACATCATTAAGTGTCCAATTGCAGTGTTTACTGAACCCCAGACTAAGTTACCAACATGCACATCATGGTTACATACAGCTTTGTATGAGTTAATCCAAGCACTAGTAGCACTAGCAGCACCAACACTTACAGCTCCTGAAATCACAGCAGAAACACCTTCTAAAGGAGCAAAGAAAATACCTGCAATCATAGTAGCAACAGACGCCCAGTTAGCAACATAGGACAAAACACAATTCTTCATCTGACTAATACCTTTATCCAAGAAATAAGTACCATTAAAAACAGTACCATTATCTGATAAATAATATTAGATCTTCCGAGTTTTGAGTCGTAGATTGCACTTCCTTCTTTATTGTAACCGTGATTATTGTTAAAAATACAGTCTAATAAATTAGTACTACCTTCATTGTAGATTACACCACCATATTTAGCACTATTGTCGCCAAAAGTACAGTTAACAAAATCACACATACCAGCATTATCAATTACACCTGCATAATCACGACTAACAGCATAATCAATATGATTACCAGTGAAAACACTATTATAAGCCTTAAAAACACCTTTATTAACAACAGGAGTCTTAAAACCACTAACACTAACATTATCCAATATTACAGTAGAAATCTTGGAAGATTCGATCAAATGAATATCCTTATCAGTTTTAAAAGTACATCCATTACCGTTTAAAACTAAAAGACCATATTTCACAACAAAACGATCATCTTTACCCAAGTTAAAATTATTTCCATTAACTGTTACATTAGCAACGTCAACCTCACCATTATTGTTATTAACTAACTTAATAGCATTTAATAAGTCATTTTTATTGTTAACAGTGATATTTTTTACAATAGGATTATTGTCTTTTCTTATTACAGATATTCCTCCATCGTCACAACATGAAGAAAACCCACTTTTACCAACAGACTTAGTTAATCCAGTATTAATGTTGTAAACATCATTTTCCTTCCAGCTGGTAAATGCATGGGTTGTTGCTGATACTGCTTTTTTACCCCAATTCCAAATCATACCAATTAATGGAATTTCTTCAACAAAAGTCCTAGTATCAGAAGGTTTCCAACAAAACAAAGCTTTATTTCCATTAAAAGAACAATCTAATAAATTGACATTTCCTGCGTTATTGTAGATTGCTCCACCTTTATTTGCAAGATTATCGTTGAAATTACAGTTTACAAAATCACATGATCCGAAATTACGTACTGCTCCACCGTTATCGTCTTCTGCAAAGAAATAACGAATCTCATTACCAACAAAATCAGTATTATTCGCAAAGAGATGACCATGATTAATTACAGCACTATTAAAACCCTTAACAGTCACATTATCAAGAGTCAATACACCAGAAGATGTGACATAAAACGTGATAATTTGCATTTTTATCACCATTACATTTTACAGTTGTACCATTACCAACTAAATGGACATTCATTCCACCTTTAATTTTACAAAAATGAACATCAACGAATTTATCTGCTTCATTCTTTTTAGCATTAGTGAAAAGACTTACACCCCAGTCTTTAAGTCCATTAATAAAACCACCAATGTCTAAAGGAATCCAAATCATTAGCATAATTTACAATTCTTTTCCATAACCCGCCGTAATCCTCAGAACTCAAAGTATACTCAGTATTAGCAGTTAAATTAATAACAACGTCAGCATAATTATATTTAGACGCTGCAGTCAACTGAACTAAAACTTTACCTAATTCTTCACTGTTTCCAATATTAATTACCTTAGTAAAATTGGAATTGTTGTTTTTTGTGTTTAAAACGCGTACAAGACCAGTATCACTACACTCAAATAAAGGTACCTGATTAACATGGTCTAAAAATACATACGCACTAGCACCATTACCCATATATAAATCTTCACCAGTACCAGTATTTCCCCCCCATTTACAGTCAAGGAATTTGTTTACTGATCCATCTTCTCCACAAACTGCACCACCATAACTACATTTATTGTTTTTAAAAGTACAGTTAGCACAGGTTAAATCAGCGAAATTATCTATTGCTCCTCCTTCACGCATCAAACCAGGTGAATTAACAGTATCAAAACGCTGATTATCAACAAAAGTAACATTATAAGCTACAACTTCACCATAAGAACGAATAGCAGGCTTACAACCAGTAAAAGTAAGATTACACAAAGACAACCTCACATTTTTACCAACATTAAAAAAAGTCGCACCATTACCCATAACAACCACATCACCATGATCAACATAGAATAAAACGTCATCATCTGTGTTAAAATTATAATTCTTTTTAGTTAAATTAAGAACATGATTTCCATATTTAATCTGGGCACTATGCGCATCACCCATAACTTTCTTAAAATCATTATATGAA contains:
- a CDS encoding oligosaccharide repeat unit polymerase family protein is translated as MNLKKIDFFNPLIIVVAILVFLAMGYIGSFDYRFEYPLKPSVFIVIILACIVFGTTFLLTNRKVSVEKTKKIDILSEKLLVGLVIVALILQAANLVLMGGIPLFNSVLKSNATTNIWRIAYPLFLIMINVLLAKYYDKKYLILVALGALIFGLNGYRTSVLGILGSCFITLYYLNKISRKMGILFVIVITAGIMAIGYIASQSIANQHWTLNPAQLVFYRAAFTLEVFEKIIPLAGTTHGHILSMIFSSGSPRTFIGEYVLHYTVCLTSTLFGPVTLDFGLIGLAIQMAFMGVFFGIIYKLKEGIGVGIYSIILTHTLIWIETGPTDIMVWFLYLLGLILIIINYNYIKLNKN
- a CDS encoding restriction endonuclease, translating into MEKPQLINFIAKVMEDSGFKVYKNFKTSQKVIDIYAILPTTLGDFGVVVACKNYDKDFEIGVDVLREMEEVQQSIKASKVTIVSSSYFSEQAKNYALRKKIKLVDRDNLLEIAKRYQDNTSQTTLDNTPYDGGASQYIEEEYPEYTYDASDMDYFMKRRDQNPAVYKNTLYRLDEEDNRGGFLSSVLNRSNTKSRNNLLSGNPTTLYNYDSRGGLFSEDSFLFKFVKNPIGLIIAVVVIAYLVSFIAGSLLKLDAGIVGLLEMIVALGVSYGLSLYTNKNRDFIVKGTIVFFISLIILIILIFV